The following DNA comes from Planctomycetota bacterium.
GGCCCGGGCGTCCGGCTCAAGGTCGATCCGAAAGACGCCGAGCGCCTCGGCAGGGGCCGACGGCGAAATGCTGAGCCTCGCCTCGCCCGGCCCGCCGCGCTGCCCCGTCCAGACGGTGTTGACGTTCGGCTTGATCCAGAGCCAGAACCTCTCGGCGCTCGCGCCGAGCGTGAAGACGTCCTGGCCCAGCACCTCGCCGTGGACGAACAGGTTCGAGGGCTTCTCGAGAAACAGGTGGCCGGTGACGTCATGGCGCACGCGTTTGCCCTCGCCGACGGGGAAGTCAAACATCAAGTCCGCCCGGGCCCAGAGGTGCCGGACTTTTTCGGCCCAGGCGTTGTGCGCCGCGAGGACTTCCTGCGGCCCTCGGACGAGCGTCTGCTCGGGGGCCGCTCGCTGCGGGGCGCCGCAGCCCGCCACGAGAACCGCGGCTCCGAGGATCGCCCCCAGAAAATGGCGCCTGACCTGCTCTGTTGAGAACATGCTTTTGTTCTCCCTCTCCCCTTGCGGGAGAGGGTAGGGTGAGGGGGCACAGGAGGCCTGGATGCCTTCTTCACCCTCACCCCACCCCTCTCTCGTTCGACCTAGAGGCTCTCGACGGGCCATCAAGGGAGAGGGAGGATGAAAGGATGTTTTTAACAGAGCAGGTCTGACCCCATTTTTCGCGCTAGGACGCATCGGGGCCGGGTTCCTCTTCCTCTTCCCACCGCTCGGGCATGTCGAGAATTTCGCGGAGCCGGTCGGCGACGCCTTGGACCTCCTCGTCCGAGAGGCCGGGGTTCTGGACGGTGTGCTGGCGGTCGCCGCCCACCTCGCGGAGCGTGAGCACTTCCGCCCGCCCGCCGAGACGCCGCAGCGAAACCAACCGAAGCCGACGCTTCCGCATCAGCACCAGCGCCAGGACGTAGCGGAACCGGCGGTTCTCCTCGTCCTCGCTCTTCTCGAGCCGCTCGAACAGCCGCAGCAGACGCGTGAAATCAATCAGCCGCGGGCCGCGTGTCGGCTCGGGCGCCGGCACGCTCGTCTTCCAGAAACTGAAGAAGGTTTGCGTGTCCGGCTGCCAGCACGCGGGGCAAAAATCCCGCCGCGCAAGGCGCGCTTCCTCCTCCGTCTCGACGACGGCCGAATAGTATTCATCCCCCACGCCGAACGCACGCTCGCACTGCGAGCATTGCCGGGCCGACGATTCGATCTTGTATTCCCGCTCCAGGGCCACGCTATTTCCTTAGCGCGTGAAGGACCGCCGACCGGATTCCCTTCGCCACCTGCTCGACCTCGCGCAGCATCTCTTCGGCGCGGCCTCGCACCGCCGCCGCGTCCGCCGCGTCCTTGTAACCCGCCAGGTTGACCTCGAGATTGATGAGGGCGGCCCGGGCGGCCCCGTGCGCGAGTTCCCCGGCCACGCCCACGTCGCTGATGAGGTTCGGATTCGCAATCCCCGCCAGCCGAAGCGCGATGACCAAAATGTCCCGGCAGCCGCCGAGGACGCTCTCAACGACGCCGAGCGAATTCTTCGTCGCCCGGCGGACGGCCTCGTCGCGTGCGGCTTTCTCCGGGTCGCTCCCCTTCGGCAGGCGGTAGGCGGCCATGATGGCCTCGTACGCCTTCATGTCCTCGTCCGCCAGGTCCAGGAGGCGACTGCGCGTCTCGGCGAGCCGACCCAGCGCCTCGTCAATCTCGGCCTGGACGGCCTTGAACTTTTCGCGCCCGCTCGTGAACCCCGCGGCCATGGAGGCCATCGTGGAAGCCAGCGCCCCGGCGACGGCGGCGACGCTCCCGCCGCCCGGCGTCGGCTGCGCCGCTGCCGCGTGATTCAGATATTCCTTCAGCGGTCTCGAACGATAAGTCATCCTGGTCTCCTTCCCGGCTCTCCGCCTCCCGCGCGCCGCTTGCGAGCCTGTTTCATAACCCCCTCTCCCCTTGTGGGAGAGGGCTGGGGTGAGGGGTGGCATTAGTTTTAAAAACTGTTTCTTGACGCTCCGTTCAACGCCCGGGGATGAACGCGAATTTTACCCGCCTCCGGCGGGCCCCGGGACGCTGTTCGAGCCGCCCGCGGCTTAGCGTCCGTCACGTTTAGCCGCGAGCCGACTCGTCCGCCGTAGCCCGCAGGGCGAAGGCGGAAGGCGAGCGCGTTTCCCCGCGCGCCGCTTGTCCCTGTTCTTGTTGGACCCCTTCGGGGCGGCTTAGCGCGCCGTTCAACGCCCGGGGATGAACGCAGTGAATCCCCGGGACGCCGTTCGGCCCGCCCGTCGATCCCGGCGCGCCGGGATCGACGGGCGGGCCGAACACCACCTTACGCCGCCTCCTGGCGCCTGTCAACCACCGAAACATCGCCACGACCGGCCCCGGGCGCCGCGGCTGTTAGTACTACAACGCTATCTCAACGCAGAGAGCGCAGAGATAACCTCTTCTTTCACAACCCCGGCGCGCCGGGGCACGGGCCGTGTGGCACGGCCGGTCTTGCCCGGCCGTGCGTCCCGGCGCGCCTGTCCCATTGGGGCCTGCGCACGGCGGGATCCCGGCGCGCCGGGACCGTGCCACACAAATTGCCTGTTGTGCTTTTGCTAAGTGCCAGAAAATCTTGCCGCACCCGTTAGGCGTTGGATATCGATTATTGTTTCTTCGCCGTTCCCCCCGGGGTATACTATCGGTATCCCAAGTCCGGAGCGGGGGCCGGCATGAACCGCCTGACGAATCTCGCAAACTCTTTTCCTTCGCCCGACGACGCCCATCGGCCGTCGCCTGCGCCCCTGCCCGCCGGGCCGCCCGTCAAAAAAGGGACGCACAAAACAGGTGTCCTATCCCAGGAAATACGAGCGACGGTGACGAAGCCTGCGCCGTTCAAATATTGAGAGTGGGCGAAAAAATAGGGAGCATGGAGGTGATCGCATGAAGTGGAGCGGGGTAGTGGTGATGGGCTTTGTTATTATGGTGTTACTCTCTGCATGCCAGAAACAGTATAGGACAGAGCGAATGGATCCCGCCAGGTATCACGCGGACAGACTCCTCGAAGGAGATTTCAGAGTTGCAGAGGATCCGCAGATACCTTACCACTTGGAGAGGTTGGTGGAGTTAGGCTTTGGGGATTCAGGACCTGTTCTATTGGCCCTCCTCAACGACACGTCACCAACACCGATCATCTGCGTTGGCGAAAGCATCTTCTTCCGCACATGCCTACGAGTTGATGGGGAGCCCGTCCGGAAGGCAACCATTGCCGACCTCGCGGATTGGGCCTTGCGACAGGTGTACAAAGTAGACAAGGGCGTGGGATTCCGTGGTGACTTGCCACTGGCCGAAAGAGAGCAGGCCATCCAGCGCTGGGTTAAGGTAATCGAGGACTTTGAGAGAAAACACCAAGCCGCGGAGGGCTGTCGGGAGCCGTCCATGACGGATGGGCCGCCTGGAATTCTTTTTCCTAGCGTCCCGTGATGCGCCCTTTAATGGTCCACGTGTGCCGTGAATGCCGAAAGCCCCCAATCCCAACGGGGCAGGCGGGGCAGGCGCGCCGAAGGCATCAGTGGGCAAGGATTATCCCCCGCGCCTTGCTGCGCGGGGCCAAGGCTTGCCCGCCTCTGGCGCGGCCCCGCGCCACACAAATTGCCTGTTGTGCTTTTGCTAAGCCGTTGCCGGCCGCCGTTACTTCGTCCCTACGTCCCTTCGTCCCTTAGTCCCTCGCTTTCCCCTTGTTCTTCGTCATTGACCATTGGGCGTTCGATATTGATTATTGTTTCTTCGCCGTTCCCCCCGGGTTATACTATCGGTATCCTCGTCGGGAGCGGGGGCCGTGATCGGACGCCTCGACAAGTCGGGCGAAGTGTCAGGTTTGGCAAGTCGCCACGGCGACTCGACTTGGCGAGCCGGGGGACCTACGAAAAGATTCCGGAAATAGGTATCCTGTCGCCGGAAATCCCCCGGAAATCACCGGAGAAAAAGGAACCTTGAGGCTACACATTCGGAGGTGCCCTTTGAGAATAAGATGCGCGTTAGCGCTGGTTGTTCTCCTGGTCGCAGGGTGCGGCGGAGGAGCGGACAGGAACTCGATACGTCGGTTGGGCGTCCAATTCTTTGGGCTTGAGCTCAGCACGTCCAAGAACCTGACTAGTGAGTGGATTGCGTTACAGAAATTACCACCCGTTTCGGAATGTCCGGGAGATCTCAGCCTTGGCACGTCCTTGACGCTGCCCCGTTGGGTGGCCGAGTTGAAGGCCTCCCATGGATTACGCCCTGATGGCAAAGAATCGGCATTGCGAAGTATAGTTACATATCTGCTGGGCCGTGACAGGCAAGGACGACTCTCGGTGGGCGTGTCTATAATGGAGGGGGGAGAAACCACTGCATACCTTACAAAGACCCTGCACGCACGGGAGGGTGAATGTGGGGTATTCCTCCTTCCCACAGCAGAGGGTGCCGAGTATGCGGTTTGTTTCGTGGTCACCAGCGCACCGCTTGTCGAATCAGGAGCCGATCCTGCGCAGCAGGACCATTAAATGTTTCTTCCTGGGGCTGTAG
Coding sequences within:
- a CDS encoding cyclodeaminase/cyclohydrolase family protein — protein: MTYRSRPLKEYLNHAAAAQPTPGGGSVAAVAGALASTMASMAAGFTSGREKFKAVQAEIDEALGRLAETRSRLLDLADEDMKAYEAIMAAYRLPKGSDPEKAARDEAVRRATKNSLGVVESVLGGCRDILVIALRLAGIANPNLISDVGVAGELAHGAARAALINLEVNLAGYKDAADAAAVRGRAEEMLREVEQVAKGIRSAVLHALRK